gACCGAGAGTTTGCCGCtaattacataatgattgcataataaaaataatgaattcatTCAAAAGGttaatcttttatctttctatatatacctctttaattattttttatgcattCATAGGAAAGTTACAGCCTTTTaaaggttagtgattggaagtaaacaaatatttgtactgtgctaccttaaatatataaatcaactTAAGAACTTCCCGTGCAATTGTTAAGTTTAACTTTGTGTTGCATAATGtctatgcaaaaaaaaaaaaaaaatcgtttttgcttttgaagacaTTTACTAGAGAACTGTCTTTTGAAATCCCAAAAATTGTCGATTGCGGAAATAGTCCGAAATTAattcaaaagacatgaaaaaatgttaatgTACCTTTATTTGGCTAACTAAACCCTTTTTTCGAAACTCAAATAGCCTGCAAATCAGTTATCTTCTTTCGATTGacgattaaaaaaataattctagaATTTTAGGCCTTTACCATAgaggaaaaaaatctttcttgaaaaggaaaattaaatCCCTAAGAATGACTATAAATAAACGGGcatgtacaaaacaaatgtaGACACGAGGTAATTAATGCATCCTTCAGGGTTTCAGATGATCCAAAGTTTTAGTATTTCTCCTTTTTCTTCTAGCTCAGCGTAGACATGATGTACAGGCAGAGAATGGGCAATATGGTTCTTACGACAATATGATTTGCAACTATAGTCCTAGCCAAGAGAGAGGAAAACAATGTACTTATGAGAAACTTGATGAACGAAATAGTCATCGTGACTCAGAAGATGACGAAGATGACGAAACAAAAGCATTAATTCCACCATGTGGGCGCTTTCCGCTCAGACGAAAACGGACGAGACATTTTACATACCCTTTCAGTGAATTAAAAGCTGATGATTCAGAATCTGATGAAAATATATGTGATATTGAACAAGACTCAAATTTAAGTCTTTCAAAACGGTATTCGTATCCTGATGTGAGTTTTACAAAAGTatcaatacaaaacaatattctAGATTCTGGTATAACAGACTTTACATCACGACAAGAACCACACAAGATTCTTCTGTCTTTCAATGTTCCAGATAAAAACAGAGTGATAGACAAAGTGCAAACATGGGATTGTAAATATAATTGGTCAGATAAGAACATTTCCAGGCGTACTGTTTCAGCATATAACTTTCTAGAAACACATGCAAGTGGTCAAGAGAGTGCTCTCAAGAAAGTTCGGGGATGGGAAAACAAAGGTAGTAATGTTATAATGTATACAGTAGCTTTAGGTTTCGAGACAACATTGATGGAATAAGACATTCgacataattttaaatttaatggtaccacataaaggcaacagcagtaaaccgctgttctaaagtcataaatcgattcagagaaaaaaaaatccgggttgcaaactaaaaccgagaaaaacacataa
This Mytilus trossulus isolate FHL-02 chromosome 14, PNRI_Mtr1.1.1.hap1, whole genome shotgun sequence DNA region includes the following protein-coding sequences:
- the LOC134696676 gene encoding uncharacterized protein LOC134696676, with product MSCTSKEDTVCGELQFNAKKDKPRSTDKSDGDTHSNGLQSGAIAGIVLALIIIIIIITVVAFGYRWKFKKAQRRHDVQAENGQYGSYDNMICNYSPSQERGKQCTYEKLDERNSHRDSEDDEDDETKALIPPCGRFPLRRKRTRHFTYPFSELKADDSESDENICDIEQDSNLSLSKRYSYPDVSFTKVSIQNNILDSGITDFTSRQEPHKILLSFNVPDKNRVIDKVQTWDCKYNWSDKNISRRTVSAYNFLETHASGQESALKKVRGWENKEELSTKFMSKVARHLGPRYKFRSLSRELGLSDTDLMNIQQNYKDDVVEQGYQVLLKLKQKELIQTESDVINKILELGFNKIATKINNHANIMVNRLCA